TACCATCACGGTTTCCAATCCCGACGGGCAAATATCGAACAAGCTGGTCGTGAAGGTACCCTAGAACTTCTCCTGAAAAGTCCGTCCTACCGCCAGAAGATCTCCCCCACCTCAACGACACACTCTTCCGCGATCGCCGGATGCCGCCAGCGCAGCGTCTCCCGCTCGACGACGGGAAAGTGCGCCTCCGGCGTCCATACCTCGACCTGCGCATTGTCGATGTCGACGACCCAGTACGTCGGAATGCGCTGTTCCTGATAGAGCCGCCGCTTGGTGAAGCGGTCAGCGCGAATGGAACTCGGGCTGAGTGCCTCGACGACGAGATGCAGCGTGGTGACGTCGGACCACTTGCCCGACGTGAGAAACGCGTCGAGATCCGCCACGAAGAGATCCGGCTGCACCAGCGTGTCGTCGTCCCAGGAGATGTCGGCGGGGGACCAGAGGAGTTGTTCGATGC
The genomic region above belongs to Gemmatimonadales bacterium and contains:
- a CDS encoding Uma2 family endonuclease, which translates into the protein TMSMPLLEYFSADAVRRLPDDGKRYETVHGELLVTPAPGGMHQLVLSRVFRILDRYLSAHSIEQLLWSPADISWDDDTLVQPDLFVADLDAFLTSGKWSDVTTLHLVVEALSPSSIRADRFTKRRLYQEQRIPTYWVVDIDNAQVEVWTPEAHFPVVERETLRWRHPAIAEECVVEVGEIFWR